The proteins below are encoded in one region of Bacteroidales bacterium:
- a CDS encoding TonB-dependent receptor, whose translation MFKKIILLSLMSLPVLLFAQFQIQGKVSDKNTAENLEGASLQLVGTSSFSISNSDGEYIFKNIPRGVYTLMVNYLGYAPFEQQISVTENKKMNIQLKPRMVLGEEIIVSAVRVSGKSPATYSELSKKEIQERNNGKALPFILNTSPSVVVTSDAGAGVGYTNFSIRGTDMTRINVTINGVPMNDAESHSVYFVDLPDLATSLDNIQIQRGVGTSSNGGAAFGASVNLQTKQLNQDPYASLQSSAGSYNTLRNSVSFGTGLLKNKMAFDVRL comes from the coding sequence TGCGCAATTTCAAATTCAAGGAAAAGTAAGCGATAAAAATACCGCTGAAAACCTCGAGGGAGCCAGCTTGCAATTGGTTGGAACATCCTCTTTTTCCATTAGTAATAGCGATGGAGAATATATATTTAAAAATATTCCGAGGGGAGTTTATACTCTTATGGTAAACTATTTGGGTTATGCTCCTTTTGAGCAACAAATCAGTGTCACCGAGAATAAAAAAATGAATATCCAACTGAAACCAAGAATGGTTTTAGGTGAAGAAATAATCGTTTCCGCAGTCAGGGTTTCGGGAAAATCTCCTGCAACTTATTCTGAATTAAGCAAAAAAGAAATTCAAGAAAGAAACAACGGGAAAGCACTTCCATTTATTTTAAATACGAGTCCTTCAGTAGTTGTAACTTCAGATGCCGGTGCAGGCGTAGGCTATACCAACTTCAGTATTCGTGGAACAGATATGACAAGAATCAACGTCACAATTAATGGAGTTCCTATGAACGATGCGGAATCGCATAGTGTTTATTTTGTGGATTTGCCAGACTTGGCCACTTCACTCGATAATATTCAAATCCAACGTGGTGTGGGCACTTCATCAAATGGAGGTGCTGCTTTTGGAGCCAGTGTAAATTTGCAAACCAAACAACTCAATCAAGATCCCTATGCCAGCTTACAATCTTCTGCAGGTTCTTATAATACTTTACGAAACTCCGTGAGTTTTGGAACGGGTTTACTTAAAAATAAGATGGCTTTTGACGTTCGTCT